A stretch of Campylobacter gracilis DNA encodes these proteins:
- a CDS encoding DUF2809 domain-containing protein produces the protein MREENLREQKPNEPKDAVRHEQKPQTRQSARTRLAFLAAAVLILAAEIYIAICVKGGFLRHYAGDILAVILLYALARAAFAAPPSNLALKIFAFAAALELAQYFGAVQILGIENKILKVMIGGTFDFADLLCYAAGCVLAGVYEKFEKRRSNG, from the coding sequence TTGCGAGAGGAAAATTTAAGAGAACAAAAACCAAACGAGCCGAAGGACGCAGTAAGGCACGAGCAAAAGCCGCAAACTAGGCAAAGCGCGAGGACGAGGCTAGCGTTCTTAGCCGCGGCGGTTTTGATTTTGGCGGCTGAAATTTACATCGCGATCTGCGTAAAAGGCGGTTTTTTGCGCCACTACGCGGGCGACATTTTGGCCGTCATCTTGCTTTACGCTTTGGCGCGGGCTGCATTTGCCGCGCCGCCGTCAAATTTAGCGCTTAAAATTTTCGCGTTTGCGGCGGCTTTGGAGCTTGCGCAGTATTTTGGTGCGGTGCAAATTTTAGGCATAGAAAATAAAATTTTAAAAGTAATGATCGGCGGGACGTTTGATTTTGCCGACCTGCTCTGCTACGCTGCGGGCTGCGTCCTAGCGGGCGTGTATGAAAAATTTGAAAAAAGGAGAAGCAATGGATAA
- a CDS encoding asparaginase, with the protein MSKPKIAVGALGGTICMSANGGQGGVKPSFSAEQLVGAVPALREMVQIEAKTLLALPSGSLKVQDLVEVYKWAKEQIAKGAVGVVITQGTDTLEESAFFLNLVWDEHAPLVITGAMRNADSISSDGAGNIYASVLTAISPQSRDRGVLVVLNDTIHSALWVHKSNTFSLQTFVSINAGIQGLVIENGVKFITPAVSRQIYPLPDVKFPKVEIIQSYLGCEGEMIELALRANYSGIIISGVGAGHVSYDMVDKLRGAQIPVVVASRTGSGICATKTYGYKGSEMDLQSIGCIMSGWLSPIKARLLLMLLLANNMNLEQIKKEFGNF; encoded by the coding sequence ATGTCAAAGCCAAAAATTGCAGTCGGCGCATTGGGCGGTACGATTTGTATGAGCGCGAACGGTGGACAAGGCGGAGTTAAACCTAGCTTTAGTGCAGAACAGTTAGTAGGTGCAGTACCTGCTTTGAGGGAGATGGTGCAAATAGAGGCCAAAACCTTACTGGCTCTTCCTAGCGGTAGTTTAAAGGTACAAGATCTCGTAGAAGTTTATAAATGGGCGAAAGAGCAGATTGCTAAAGGAGCAGTAGGCGTAGTCATTACGCAAGGAACCGATACGCTAGAAGAAAGCGCGTTCTTTTTAAATTTAGTTTGGGATGAGCATGCTCCGTTGGTTATTACCGGCGCTATGCGAAATGCCGATTCTATTAGCTCGGATGGTGCCGGCAATATATATGCTAGCGTGTTAACCGCTATTAGTCCGCAAAGTAGAGATCGGGGTGTGCTGGTAGTACTAAACGATACGATTCATAGTGCACTATGGGTTCATAAGAGCAATACCTTTTCTCTGCAAACTTTTGTATCGATAAATGCCGGTATTCAGGGGCTTGTGATAGAGAATGGAGTAAAATTTATAACTCCTGCCGTATCGCGTCAAATTTATCCTTTGCCTGACGTCAAATTTCCTAAAGTAGAGATTATACAAAGCTATTTAGGTTGTGAGGGTGAAATGATTGAGCTCGCCTTACGTGCTAATTATAGTGGTATCATAATTAGTGGCGTAGGTGCCGGACACGTATCATATGATATGGTGGATAAACTAAGAGGTGCTCAAATTCCGGTCGTCGTCGCTTCTCGCACCGGTAGTGGGATTTGTGCTACTAAGACATACGGTTATAAGGGCTCGGAGATGGATTTACAAAGTATCGGTTGTATAATGTCTGGCTGGTTATCGCCGATTAAAGCGAGGCTTTTGTTGATGCTTTTGTTGGCAAACAACATGAATTTGGAACAGATAAAAAAAGAATTTGGAAATTTCTAA
- a CDS encoding sugar transporter — MNVHKIAYTRVIALAFAAFIFNTTEFIPVALLSDIAADFSMDVTSTGLIITIYAWAVSILSLPLMLLTSKLERKRLLLRLFVLFTLSHVLAAIAWNFVVLVIARLGIAISHAIFWSITSSLVVRLAPINKGSQAIGMLALGTSLAMVLGLPLGRVVGELFGWRITFFAIGALAAAEALFLWKILPFLPSRRAGSLASLPMLARRPMLLALYLLTFLIVGAHFTTYSYVEPFVAKFNPAGGHFVTYVLLAFGASGIAASVLFSKLYRPFPNAFLICSILFILASVLTLKVFVANDVALLLAAFVWGVGIFGFGLCLQIRVLALAPDATDVAISIYSAIYNVGIGGGALLGHQIATRFGLEHIGEAGAILGALGLASYLYVSAKFAQTNSA, encoded by the coding sequence ATGAACGTCCATAAAATCGCTTACACGAGAGTTATCGCGCTGGCGTTTGCCGCCTTTATTTTTAACACGACGGAATTTATCCCTGTGGCGCTGCTAAGCGATATCGCGGCGGATTTTAGCATGGACGTTACGAGCACGGGTCTAATCATCACGATCTACGCGTGGGCGGTGAGTATCCTTTCGCTGCCGCTGATGCTGCTAACCTCGAAGCTCGAGCGCAAGAGGCTACTTTTGCGGCTTTTCGTGCTATTTACGCTAAGCCACGTCCTGGCCGCCATTGCGTGGAATTTCGTCGTTTTGGTAATCGCACGACTTGGCATCGCGATTTCGCATGCGATCTTTTGGTCGATCACTTCATCGCTCGTCGTGCGCCTAGCGCCGATAAATAAAGGCTCGCAGGCTATCGGCATGCTGGCTCTTGGGACATCGCTAGCCATGGTTTTGGGGCTTCCTTTGGGACGCGTGGTCGGCGAGCTTTTCGGCTGGAGGATTACGTTTTTTGCAATCGGCGCGCTTGCGGCGGCGGAGGCGCTGTTTCTTTGGAAAATTTTACCGTTTTTGCCAAGCAGGCGCGCGGGCTCTCTTGCGAGCTTGCCGATGCTTGCAAGGCGCCCGATGTTGCTTGCTTTGTATCTGCTGACGTTTTTGATCGTAGGCGCGCATTTTACGACCTACAGCTACGTCGAGCCATTCGTGGCGAAATTTAATCCCGCAGGGGGTCACTTCGTAACCTACGTTTTGCTTGCATTCGGCGCTTCGGGAATCGCCGCAAGCGTGCTTTTTTCGAAGCTTTACCGCCCTTTTCCAAACGCATTTTTGATCTGTTCGATCCTTTTTATCCTAGCCTCGGTGCTGACGCTAAAAGTTTTTGTCGCAAATGACGTAGCGCTACTGCTCGCGGCTTTCGTCTGGGGAGTGGGAATTTTTGGCTTTGGGCTTTGTTTGCAGATTAGGGTTTTGGCGCTGGCTCCCGACGCTACCGACGTCGCGATATCGATCTACTCGGCGATCTATAACGTAGGTATCGGCGGCGGAGCGCTTTTGGGACATCAAATCGCAACGAGATTCGGGCTTGAGCACATAGGCGAGGCGGGCGCTATACTAGGTGCGCTAGGGCTTGCAAGCTACCTCTACGTAAGCGCGAAATTCGCGCAGACAAATAGCGCGTAG
- a CDS encoding aspartate/glutamate racemase family protein translates to MKKIGLIGGMSYESTITYYDGINRKINERLGGLSSGEILLSSLNFDEIERCQRDNEWGRAGEILARHARVLQSGGADYIFLCTNTMHKCYEAINAAISVPFVHIADATLSELRKRGVQKVGLLGTIYTMTQDFYKQRLIDGGVEVLVPNADEMEAVNEIIFDELCFGKILPHSKEKFLQIIEGLRARGAQGVILGCTEIGLLVSQADTAAWLFDTTQIHIDAAVSLALSE, encoded by the coding sequence ATGAAAAAAATCGGACTAATCGGCGGCATGAGTTACGAATCTACGATTACCTATTATGATGGGATCAATCGCAAAATTAACGAGCGTCTAGGCGGGCTAAGTAGCGGTGAAATTCTGCTAAGTAGTCTAAATTTTGACGAGATCGAGCGGTGCCAAAGAGATAATGAGTGGGGCAGGGCAGGTGAAATTTTAGCTCGTCACGCGCGAGTTTTGCAAAGCGGCGGAGCGGATTATATTTTTCTTTGCACTAACACGATGCATAAGTGCTATGAGGCGATAAATGCCGCTATCTCCGTGCCTTTCGTGCATATCGCGGACGCCACGTTAAGTGAGCTGCGAAAACGTGGCGTGCAAAAAGTAGGGCTGCTCGGCACGATTTACACGATGACGCAGGATTTTTACAAACAGCGCTTGATAGATGGCGGCGTGGAGGTACTCGTGCCAAATGCGGACGAGATGGAGGCGGTAAATGAGATCATTTTTGACGAGCTTTGCTTTGGTAAAATCTTACCGCACTCCAAAGAGAAATTTTTGCAGATCATTGAAGGGCTTAGAGCTCGCGGTGCGCAGGGCGTGATACTGGGCTGCACGGAGATCGGGCTGCTCGTATCGCAAGCAGATACCGCCGCGTGGCTATTTGATACTACGCAGATCCACATCGATGCGGCAGTAAGTCTAGCTTTAAGCGAGTAA
- a CDS encoding transporter permease, giving the protein MLVAAQCVMIFTLILMISGKTPLYTTAIVGSAISALVAGFPVTGPKNVVSLASLIIGGLNPVIADMTGILMFIGVMQASGFMDVIIRSIVRLGNRLGGGVGVATAGGIAAAVIGMLTGFTQPAITAVITGTASVKLGVDPNKSAGIHGHAGILGNYGGFTHPTQVAVVAVSNIGFGLINVIGTFVGLCVFACAFFRLKRMRSGTTLSKEDIERISKEFEAKADEAPVWKAFLPFIVLFIGFIAGFPVFVVGIASAIITILLSVLNFQEGEKNMLEGVGKIATPLVATIGFLFMSGVIKQIGLADLIGQIFTPMLTHAPIQSMLIVSALAGFVTQSNAASVAITIPFLQAALSLGTATPLSLAVMAAGGSAMMQYYLTGGPVAALATVIPVIPGSELKAANKFQRPNMLFGLLVLFILSFIFSIF; this is encoded by the coding sequence ATGTTAGTCGCAGCTCAATGCGTCATGATTTTTACGCTTATCTTAATGATAAGCGGTAAGACGCCGTTATATACTACGGCTATAGTCGGTTCGGCAATTAGCGCGCTAGTAGCAGGATTTCCGGTAACAGGGCCAAAAAATGTCGTATCTTTGGCCTCTCTTATTATCGGAGGTTTAAATCCGGTTATTGCCGATATGACAGGAATTTTAATGTTTATCGGCGTTATGCAAGCAAGTGGCTTCATGGACGTAATTATTCGAAGTATTGTAAGACTAGGAAATAGGCTGGGTGGCGGCGTAGGTGTAGCGACTGCCGGCGGTATAGCGGCTGCGGTAATAGGTATGCTTACCGGTTTTACGCAACCGGCTATTACTGCAGTCATAACCGGTACGGCATCCGTGAAGCTTGGAGTAGATCCTAATAAATCCGCTGGTATTCACGGACATGCCGGTATTTTAGGCAACTACGGCGGTTTTACTCATCCTACGCAAGTAGCCGTCGTAGCGGTATCAAATATCGGATTCGGACTAATTAACGTTATAGGTACGTTCGTCGGACTTTGTGTTTTTGCCTGCGCTTTTTTTAGATTAAAAAGAATGCGAAGCGGCACAACGCTTAGCAAAGAGGATATCGAGCGCATTTCAAAAGAATTTGAAGCAAAGGCTGACGAAGCTCCAGTTTGGAAAGCGTTTTTGCCTTTTATTGTGCTTTTCATCGGCTTTATTGCGGGATTTCCAGTCTTTGTAGTAGGTATTGCAAGTGCGATTATTACGATTTTACTTTCCGTTTTAAATTTTCAAGAAGGCGAGAAAAATATGCTAGAAGGCGTCGGCAAGATAGCTACTCCACTTGTGGCTACGATAGGCTTTTTATTTATGAGCGGTGTTATAAAGCAAATCGGATTGGCTGATCTTATCGGTCAAATTTTTACTCCGATGCTAACTCATGCACCTATACAAAGTATGCTAATAGTATCGGCGTTAGCGGGTTTTGTAACCCAGAGTAATGCTGCGTCAGTAGCCATAACCATACCATTTTTGCAAGCCGCTCTTTCGCTAGGTACAGCGACGCCTTTATCGTTAGCCGTTATGGCTGCAGGCGGTAGCGCTATGATGCAATACTATCTCACGGGAGGTCCCGTCGCAGCGCTAGCAACCGTAATTCCGGTAATTCCGGGATCGGAATTAAAAGCGGCGAATAAATTCCAACGCCCAAATATGCTATTTGGACTATTGGTGTTATTCATTTTGTCATTTATATTTTCGATATTTTAA
- the ttdB gene encoding L(+)-tartrate dehydratase subunit beta, whose product MSKKILTTPIKAEDLADIKIGDVIYLSGHIVTCRDVPHRRVVQEGRELPLDIRGGAILHAGPIIRKTGDKSFEMVSVGPTTSMRMEKFEREFIAKTGVRLIVGKGGMGEGTMSGCKEFGAIHCVFPAGCAVVAATQVEQIESADWTELGMPETLWKCRVKEFGPLIVSIDAHGNNLFEQNKVKFNEKKDAALAEILPQVGFIK is encoded by the coding sequence ATGAGTAAGAAAATTTTAACCACGCCGATCAAGGCCGAGGATCTGGCCGACATCAAAATCGGCGACGTCATATACCTCAGCGGACACATCGTCACCTGCCGTGACGTGCCGCACAGACGCGTCGTGCAGGAAGGTCGCGAGCTGCCGCTAGATATCAGAGGCGGCGCTATCCTGCACGCGGGACCGATCATCAGAAAAACGGGTGATAAAAGCTTTGAGATGGTCTCGGTCGGGCCGACGACTAGCATGCGTATGGAGAAATTCGAGCGCGAATTTATCGCTAAAACGGGTGTGCGCCTGATAGTGGGCAAAGGCGGCATGGGCGAGGGCACGATGAGCGGCTGCAAGGAGTTTGGCGCGATACACTGCGTATTTCCCGCGGGCTGCGCGGTGGTCGCCGCGACGCAGGTCGAACAGATCGAGAGTGCTGACTGGACGGAGCTTGGGATGCCCGAGACGCTGTGGAAGTGCCGCGTGAAGGAGTTTGGCCCGCTCATCGTCTCGATCGACGCGCACGGAAACAATCTTTTCGAGCAAAACAAGGTCAAATTTAACGAGAAAAAGGACGCGGCGCTAGCTGAAATTTTACCGCAGGTCGGGTTTATAAAATAA
- a CDS encoding GntR family transcriptional regulator, whose product MIHLNSDRPITTTEFIVHSLSQDILNGNIKSGSKLKQNEISKRFNVSATPVREALKILTAKGLISFDPFKGAIVKGLCYKEAKEIYELRILLESKLITDAFEKYDTEYLQKAINIQEQIETCTDLNEWALLNANFHRCFWQSESGSRTFNIVETLIMAAIPYVSLSLFYKKTHIKSSNEEHKAIIEAYQKKDLKKLVHLNTAHTNKTKNILEDAIKNSL is encoded by the coding sequence ATGATACATCTCAATTCGGATCGTCCTATCACCACAACAGAATTTATAGTCCATAGTCTTAGTCAAGATATTTTAAACGGAAATATAAAATCCGGCTCCAAGCTAAAACAAAATGAAATTTCAAAGAGATTTAACGTTAGTGCTACGCCGGTAAGGGAAGCGCTAAAAATTCTGACGGCAAAAGGGTTAATCAGTTTCGATCCATTTAAAGGCGCAATTGTAAAGGGGCTTTGCTACAAGGAAGCAAAAGAAATTTATGAACTCAGAATTTTATTGGAAAGCAAACTTATAACGGATGCGTTTGAAAAATATGATACTGAGTATCTACAAAAAGCAATTAATATCCAAGAGCAGATCGAAACTTGCACAGATTTAAACGAATGGGCTTTGTTAAATGCCAATTTTCATCGATGCTTTTGGCAGAGCGAAAGCGGCAGCAGGACGTTTAATATCGTCGAAACCCTTATAATGGCGGCAATCCCATATGTTTCACTGTCTTTGTTTTATAAAAAAACTCATATAAAATCCTCAAATGAGGAGCACAAGGCGATAATAGAAGCGTATCAGAAAAAAGACTTAAAAAAATTAGTTCATCTCAACACAGCACATACTAATAAGACGAAAAATATTTTAGAAGATGCGATAAAAAATAGCCTTTAA
- the nifJ gene encoding pyruvate:ferredoxin (flavodoxin) oxidoreductase produces the protein MAKVMKTMDGNEAAAYVSYAFTEVAGIYPITPSSPMADYTDIWASQGKKNLFGMPVKVVEMQSEGGAAGTVHGSLQAGALTTTYTASQGLLLKIPNMYKIAGQMLPGVIHVAARALAAQALSIFGDHQDVYACRQSGFAMLASDSVQEVMDLGGIAHLAAIKGRVPFLHFFDGFRTSHEIQKIEVMDYAEFDRLLDREAVRKFRENALNSEHPKTRGTAQNDDVYFQTRELTNKFYDALPDIVAEYMSEISKITGRSYAPFVYYGASEPQRVIVAMGSVNQALEEVVDHLNAKGEKVGVLKVHLYRPFSLKYLFAAMPKSVKKIAVLDRTKEPGSLGEPLYLDIKAAFYGREDAPLIVGGRYGLSSKDVDPAQLIAVYENLKADEPRNGFTIGIDDDVTHLSLPVGDKISLGYEDETECLFYGLGADGTVGANKNSVKIIGDKTELYAQAYFAYDSKKSGGYTRSHLRFGKRPIRSTYLVSNPHFVACSVAAYLDIYDVIGGIREGGTFLLNSIWDAEQTAAKLPNKVKKILAVRRVKFYILNATKLAREIGLGGRTNTIMQSAFFKLSGIIPFEQAQSYMKEYAKKTYAKKGEAVVAMNCDAIDRGADALVQVAIDPAWANLKDDAAGADDKYKGDEFIEKIVKPMNAARGDSLPVSAFLGHEDGGFDAGTTRFEKRGVGVVVPKWIEQNCIQCNQCAFVCPHAVIRAFLLDEKDEAAAPLNLKDHLLEAKGKELKGLKYKIQVSPLDCTGCALCAENCPSKEKSLVMVPLEEELAKGEQESADFLFEHVRYKDDLMDRSSVKGVGFARPFFEFHGACPGCGETPYITLITRLFGDHMIVANATGCSSIYGGSAPSMPYRKDENGRGVAWANSLFEDNAEFGLGMKIASETLRHKIEDLMLGSLSSVPNALKALYHDWIENRNDTLKSAQIRDRLVPLLEQNLDAPGVREILELKQYLNKKSQWIIGGDGWAYDIGYGGLDHVLATGEDVNVLVLDTEVYSNTGGQSSKASRRGSIAQFTAGGKRVQKKDLGQIAMTYGNIFVAQVNSNANQAATLKAIMAAEAYPGPSLIIAYSPCIAHGIKGGMGSSGDQAELASKCGYWPTYTFDPRLAAEGKNPLKISSKEPDWSLYEEFLLNEVRYNALKKIDPEHASKLYEANKADAMRRYRQLKRLANADFGDEVASTDAASENA, from the coding sequence ATGGCAAAAGTTATGAAAACGATGGACGGAAACGAGGCGGCGGCTTACGTCTCATACGCCTTTACCGAGGTCGCGGGCATCTATCCGATCACGCCTAGCTCGCCTATGGCGGATTACACCGATATTTGGGCTTCGCAGGGCAAGAAAAACCTCTTCGGCATGCCCGTTAAGGTAGTCGAGATGCAAAGCGAAGGCGGCGCGGCGGGCACCGTGCACGGCTCACTCCAAGCGGGCGCGCTTACGACGACGTACACCGCATCGCAGGGGCTTTTGCTAAAAATCCCAAATATGTACAAGATCGCAGGCCAGATGCTTCCGGGCGTCATTCACGTCGCGGCGCGCGCGCTTGCGGCGCAGGCTCTTTCAATTTTCGGCGATCATCAAGACGTCTACGCCTGTCGCCAAAGCGGCTTTGCGATGCTTGCAAGCGACAGCGTGCAGGAGGTGATGGATCTGGGCGGTATCGCGCATCTTGCGGCGATTAAGGGGCGAGTGCCGTTTTTGCACTTTTTTGACGGATTTCGCACGAGCCATGAAATTCAAAAGATCGAAGTGATGGACTATGCCGAGTTTGATCGCTTGCTCGATCGCGAGGCCGTGCGTAAATTTAGAGAGAACGCGCTAAATTCCGAACATCCTAAAACTCGCGGCACGGCGCAAAACGACGACGTATATTTTCAGACGCGCGAGCTAACGAATAAATTTTACGACGCGCTTCCGGACATTGTCGCGGAGTATATGAGCGAAATTTCAAAGATCACGGGGCGGTCGTACGCGCCTTTCGTTTATTACGGCGCAAGCGAGCCGCAGCGCGTGATCGTCGCGATGGGCTCGGTCAATCAAGCCCTTGAAGAGGTGGTCGATCATCTAAACGCGAAGGGCGAGAAGGTAGGCGTGCTAAAAGTACACCTCTACAGGCCTTTTAGCCTCAAATATCTCTTCGCTGCGATGCCTAAAAGCGTTAAAAAGATCGCCGTGCTCGACCGCACGAAGGAGCCGGGCAGCCTCGGCGAGCCGCTGTATCTGGACATAAAAGCCGCATTTTACGGGCGCGAGGACGCTCCGCTCATCGTGGGCGGTAGGTATGGGCTAAGCTCTAAAGACGTTGATCCAGCGCAGCTAATCGCCGTGTATGAAAATTTAAAGGCGGACGAGCCTAGAAACGGCTTTACGATCGGCATCGACGACGACGTGACACATCTATCTCTACCCGTGGGAGATAAAATTTCGCTCGGCTACGAGGATGAGACCGAGTGCTTATTTTACGGCCTGGGTGCGGACGGCACCGTAGGCGCGAATAAAAATTCCGTCAAAATCATCGGCGATAAAACCGAGCTTTATGCGCAGGCGTATTTCGCCTACGACAGCAAAAAATCGGGCGGCTACACGCGCTCGCACCTACGTTTCGGCAAGAGACCGATCCGCTCGACCTATCTCGTCTCAAATCCGCATTTCGTCGCTTGCTCGGTCGCTGCGTATCTGGATATCTACGACGTCATCGGGGGCATCCGCGAGGGAGGGACCTTTCTTTTAAATTCCATCTGGGATGCCGAACAGACGGCGGCAAAGCTTCCGAACAAGGTCAAAAAAATTCTAGCTGTCAGACGGGTAAAATTTTACATCCTAAATGCCACCAAGCTAGCACGCGAGATAGGGCTCGGAGGCCGTACGAACACGATCATGCAATCGGCGTTTTTCAAGCTTAGCGGCATCATTCCGTTCGAGCAGGCGCAGAGCTATATGAAGGAATACGCCAAGAAAACCTACGCCAAAAAGGGCGAAGCGGTCGTGGCGATGAACTGCGACGCGATAGATAGGGGAGCGGACGCCTTGGTGCAGGTAGCGATCGATCCCGCGTGGGCAAATTTAAAAGATGACGCAGCGGGTGCGGATGACAAATACAAGGGCGACGAATTTATAGAAAAGATCGTAAAACCGATGAACGCGGCGCGCGGAGATAGCTTGCCGGTCTCGGCGTTTTTAGGGCACGAGGACGGCGGGTTTGACGCGGGCACGACGCGATTTGAAAAACGCGGCGTGGGCGTTGTGGTGCCTAAATGGATCGAGCAAAACTGCATCCAGTGCAACCAGTGCGCCTTCGTCTGCCCGCACGCCGTAATCAGGGCATTTTTACTAGACGAAAAGGACGAGGCTGCCGCGCCTTTAAATTTAAAAGATCACCTGCTAGAAGCCAAGGGCAAGGAGCTGAAGGGGCTAAAATATAAGATCCAAGTAAGCCCGCTAGATTGCACGGGCTGCGCGCTTTGCGCCGAAAACTGCCCGAGTAAAGAAAAATCGCTCGTCATGGTGCCGCTTGAAGAAGAACTCGCGAAGGGCGAGCAAGAAAGCGCAGACTTTTTATTCGAGCACGTAAGATACAAAGACGATTTGATGGACAGATCAAGCGTCAAGGGCGTGGGATTTGCGCGTCCGTTTTTTGAATTTCACGGCGCATGTCCGGGATGCGGCGAGACGCCGTATATCACGCTGATCACGCGACTTTTCGGCGATCATATGATCGTAGCCAACGCCACGGGCTGTAGCTCGATCTACGGCGGATCGGCGCCTTCGATGCCGTACCGCAAGGATGAGAACGGCCGCGGCGTCGCGTGGGCGAACTCGCTTTTTGAGGACAACGCCGAGTTCGGGCTGGGAATGAAGATCGCAAGCGAGACTCTGCGCCATAAGATCGAGGATCTAATGCTGGGTTCGCTCTCAAGCGTGCCAAACGCGCTAAAGGCGCTTTATCACGACTGGATCGAAAACAGAAACGATACGCTAAAATCCGCTCAGATTAGAGATAGGCTCGTGCCGCTACTGGAGCAAAATTTGGATGCGCCCGGGGTTCGTGAAATTTTAGAGCTGAAGCAGTATCTAAACAAAAAATCTCAGTGGATTATCGGCGGCGACGGCTGGGCTTACGACATCGGCTACGGCGGGCTCGATCACGTGCTGGCTACCGGCGAGGACGTAAACGTGCTGGTGCTGGATACTGAGGTTTACTCAAACACGGGCGGGCAGAGCTCTAAAGCTAGCCGCCGCGGCTCTATAGCGCAGTTTACTGCAGGCGGCAAGCGCGTTCAGAAAAAAGACCTCGGCCAGATCGCGATGACCTACGGCAACATCTTCGTCGCGCAGGTAAATTCCAACGCAAACCAAGCCGCGACGCTAAAAGCGATCATGGCGGCGGAGGCCTACCCGGGACCTAGTCTCATCATCGCGTATTCGCCGTGTATCGCGCACGGTATCAAAGGCGGCATGGGCAGCTCCGGCGATCAAGCCGAGCTTGCGAGCAAATGCGGCTATTGGCCGACCTACACTTTCGATCCGCGACTCGCGGCGGAGGGCAAAAATCCGCTTAAAATTTCATCCAAAGAGCCGGATTGGAGCCTTTATGAGGAATTTTTGCTAAACGAAGTGCGCTACAACGCGCTTAAAAAGATCGATCCGGAGCACGCGAGCAAGCTTTATGAGGCAAACAAAGCCGACGCGATGAGGCGCTACCGCCAGCTAAAACGGCTTGCGAATGCCGATTTCGGCGATGAGGTTGCCTCTACGGACGCTGCGAGCGAGAATGCTTAA
- the ttdA gene encoding L(+)-tartrate dehydratase subunit alpha, giving the protein MDKEKAVQKMTEVMAKFVGYTGKVLPDDVTAKLSELAERETQPLAREIYKTMFENQRLAKQLDRPSCQDTGVIQFFVRCGANFPLIGELEELLREAVLRATREAPLRHNSVETFDEYNTGKNVGKGTPSVFWEIVPQSSECEIHTYMAGGGCSLPGKATVLMPGMGYEGVVKFVMDIMTSYGINACPPLLVGVGVGTSIDVASLLSKKALMRPLGSRNPNDRAALTEKLLEEGINKIGLGPQGMSGTSSVMGVHIENCARHPSVIAVAVNVGCWSHRKGHIVWDAELNFDVKSHKEFAL; this is encoded by the coding sequence ATGGATAAAGAAAAAGCCGTGCAAAAAATGACAGAGGTCATGGCGAAATTCGTCGGCTACACGGGCAAGGTGTTGCCTGACGACGTGACGGCGAAGCTAAGCGAGCTCGCCGAGCGCGAGACGCAGCCGCTAGCGAGAGAAATCTACAAAACGATGTTTGAAAACCAGCGCCTAGCTAAGCAGCTAGACCGTCCATCCTGTCAGGATACGGGCGTGATCCAGTTTTTCGTGCGCTGCGGAGCGAACTTCCCGCTCATCGGCGAGCTTGAGGAGCTGCTGCGAGAGGCGGTACTGCGAGCGACGCGCGAGGCTCCGCTGCGTCACAACAGCGTCGAGACATTTGACGAGTACAACACCGGCAAAAACGTCGGCAAGGGCACGCCGAGCGTATTTTGGGAGATCGTGCCGCAAAGCAGCGAGTGCGAGATACACACCTATATGGCGGGCGGCGGCTGTAGCCTACCCGGCAAGGCGACCGTGCTGATGCCTGGCATGGGCTACGAGGGGGTTGTGAAATTCGTTATGGACATAATGACCAGCTACGGCATAAACGCCTGTCCGCCGCTGCTAGTGGGCGTAGGCGTGGGCACCTCGATCGACGTGGCATCCTTGCTATCTAAAAAAGCATTGATGAGACCGCTAGGCTCGCGCAATCCAAACGACCGAGCCGCGCTAACCGAAAAACTGCTCGAAGAGGGCATCAATAAAATCGGCCTAGGCCCGCAAGGCATGAGCGGCACAAGCTCGGTCATGGGCGTGCATATCGAAAACTGCGCTCGCCACCCAAGCGTCATCGCCGTTGCAGTAAACGTAGGCTGCTGGTCGCACCGCAAAGGCCATATCGTCTGGGATGCGGAGCTAAATTTCGACGTAAAATCGCACAAGGAGTTCGCGCTATGA